The window CATACATCGATTTAAAGCATCTCTCTAGTGAGATCTTTCTCAGCTCTACCTTATGATGCAACGATTTAAATTGACGGCATGTCTTGCTGGACATACATATGTCAGTGCAGTAATTAATAGTCAAGCATCATATAAGTTATTACAGCTTGAGATTACCGACTTTATGCAGCCACTTACGGACAAGTTAAATGGAGAGTTATATTTTCCTTGcctgaaacaaacatttttgtggTGAAAGGTTATTGGCAtgcaataatgaaaatatttcagacgTATACCTTGACTAAGGTCTTCTCTGATAATCTGCCTTCGTTGCCTACCCGGACAATTTCTGCAGAACAAATACGTGACATTGAGTTGTCAATTTATTCAATTCAAGCAGATCCGACAAAATCTACCGGCAGTGTTTCTCACTGCATGATCAGTAAATtgagaaaacaacaacaagtaACAAATAGAAATACAGAACCATGCAAAAGGGATGACAAGAAATGCACTAAAACCACATCGACAAAGAAAAGGTACACATGTCGGTCATAGATCAATGACTTTTTTGTCTAGACACGATAAATCAGCTAATATGTACTGTATACACCCCCTTGTCAAGAATAATTTGTTTGGGTGGTTCAGATTGCTGGTCACTATGCACGAGAGTGTGACCAAGGGTTCAACAGTTGTATTGCATCAtccagatcctgattcagtaggctttgaagatacagaaatcACCAAGAACCACAGTCGAGCCGAAATTCTGTGGTTCGGCCGAAAATCGGAGTTTTGGCACCAGACTATTATGTTACTACACTTTGCAATTCTCGCCTTTAGGTAGACACTTACAGACAAGATGCACGGAGATCCTTGCCCGCCCGGTAGGATTCGTCCTGCCTGTAACAAACATTTATACTTCCTCCCtgtcaaaaaattaatttgttttagTGGTTCAGGATTCTGATCACTATATGCACAAGTGTGACCAAGGGttcaaaagttgtatttgcAGGTGTGTATACGCTACATGCAGATAAGCATGTAGTTTCCGTCATCACGTGCACACATAAGCCTTTAAGTCGCAGGGTATGTCAGTGAATAAACGCTGGACAGGTTAATTATGGCACTCTATAGCAGAATATCATACCATAATTATCTACTATAACTTCGATAGTCTCTAGTCTTTTCTGTTTGCTGTTACACGGTCCCtccctgtggagggaccgtggctgtTATCATCACAATTGCTGGATTATACTGTTATTATCTTTACATTATCTTCAGATTTTTACGCTTACATTGGGTTTCCCATGCCATGTCTCAGACAAGAGTACCTGTCTAACGCCCTCccttgtagagattttatctcgaagcgtcctcacgtggccaaggcgtgtgaaggttgggtcaagatcgtacgagaaggagATAGGAGATAGCGTCATTATTGgttgaaatttcaatgacaACAATCGAgtacgggatattccatggtgtgatcttgtttaatcttaagaaacaatcaaagactggcgagAATTTTCCAAGTGATGACCATtgaataatgatgataattttgtagtCATGTAATTTTAGAAAGGTATATAAATTTGTAGAGAATTTGCACTAGATACATACAGAATAAGACCTTAGATGCTGAACGTTACGTTTGCAATCTGTAATAAAGATTTAAAGTTGTGCTACAATCGACATCTTGGTGTGTTGACTTCAGTTACAAACagacacagatagacagacagacagacagacagacagacagacagaaagacagatagatagatagatagatagatagatagatagatagatagatagatagatagacatgcGATTACTAGTTGAGAGTACTAAGGGCTATGGCAAACAGTAAATACCCCAAGATATATAGGTTTGGCTACAGTCATACACAATATGtagtattttcaataatatccCAATGTctataaaatacaatttacagATTTCAGTAAAGAATAGAAAGACTGTACCGCTGCTATAACTCTTGATACGAGAATAATTGTGCTTCCTATACATCGACAACAGTTGCACAGACATGAACCATTGATTTGTAGAATGGATTGACTGCCTTTTTCGTTAAGGTAGGATGCCCCATGTAATTCAATGGCATACAGTTTTGCCCAAACTCTCTGcaataaaaatttcaacaaatctcttaacgaaaaaagagaaaaaactcAGGGTCACCATGCTTATTTTTGGACTAAAAGCAAATtactttaaatttgaaattctaaaagGCTGCTGTCATTCCTTGAAAATTATTGTTTAGATCTTCACACAACTGAGACGAAGAAAAGTTTGTTTGATCAAAAAGCTTCAAATGGGCGCTCACAAAAAGTAGACCAGAAAATCgctaaataaaatttgagagtccgaaaacCATTCCCGATGGTCACTCTACCTTAAGTCTGTGTAGTGAGGTATATTTCAAGGTAATTCTTATTTGCTGTGACATAGATAAATGAATATTCCcgatttcacaaaattaacATGGTCAGACCAAGTGTAGAGCCAAAACCGCGCTAAGAGTAGATAAGGAATCTCTTCATCAATACAGGAAAGAACAATGcaactttaaaatatgtttgaaCAATACATTTTTCAAGCTTGTGTTTGTGAGTGGCAGCAATTACCTGCAGTTTTACATTTGTCCAACTTTTGGTTTCATTGGATATATTAGTTTACAGTACACTCTAGAATCATTTTAAGTGCTAATTTTGTCGACGAGTTCAAATGCAAGTAGGTCACGTCGGGGGAAGGGGAAGGGGGCAGTCAAGGTTCCAACTTATACATTCAATGCTATAAATACCATGCTGTATGTGCAGAATCAGAactttcttttcaacaaaagtttATCGTCGTCCTTATCTGGCGTCTTTTATAACATAGGTTGCCATTTCTTTTGACCAAGTTCGTAGCACGATGAATTCAACAATTTTAGTTACAGAGATGCTCTCTTTTACACTTCTTCATTTATTCGAATATTCAGTGAAATTACACATTTTATTTGACACAATGACGAACGGAGATAGAAGGAACTCGACGCACTGAGCTATATAATCGTAAGACATCAATTTGTCATACTAAATTCTCAGCAAACGTTCAGCATTATTTGGTATTCATGACTTCTACCATTAAGTCATGTTTCGTGTTCAAAGAACGCAATCTACGGGTCCCCATGCtcctgaaatttgaaaatagaaaattgcacGATTGTACGACAAATTCACCTTGTAATCGACTCAAAACAAAAAGCTTAATAACTAGAGAGCGTAAAACGATTACAGTGCCTCATCATAAAAACAACATTTGAAGTTCACtcttgaacttttgaaattgctCTTTTGATCAATGTAGCACCTAAGCCAAACAATCAGCAATGTACGCCGAGTCTCAATGACATTTGAAACTTGCCATGATACAGCTGTAACAAAGTACATTGGCATTTGCTAGCATCAGGGTAAGTAGCCCGACAGTACTTCATGTACTCATGGTCAAAGATTACTGTTCGGTTTCATCGCCTCACGGAAGTATTACATGTATATGGATATGGCAACTCACCATGGTCAAGCTTTGCCTTCTCGCACACTTTAGCATATTTACCACTCTCCTTCAGCTTCCTAAGGGCGGCATTGAACCATTCCAATACACGACTGCCCTTATGCGTGCCCAAGCTTAACCCTTCACTGCAGTTGATGACCTCACCAATTGGTTCAAGTCCAGGTGGGGTGCCTCCGAGAATTcctgccttttcaaaatcaCGGTCTTCTCCCGCCCATAAAAGTGCGAATGCCGCATCAATCTGTTTACAATAAGAAACGAGAATTATGCAAGTCTTCACTTGGGCCACGTATACAAGTTACTGATCAAATAACCACAGTGCTGCCATGTCATAGACGGTGGCACACACATATCCTGTCTTTACGATTCTTAAGCTCGTGCCTTTCTGCGACTTATTCATCTCGGTAAGGCAAAGCGTTGAGAAACGACATTATGAGCACGAGAAGTATTTTTACGAAGTGTTGAAGTATACATGTCACTACAAGTCAATTTGCGATTATTATACATCCACTTCCTACTTTGACTGAAAGATTGTATATATTTCTTCACACTGTGTTGTGTTGAGGTTTGTTGTACTGTGTTGTATTTGTCATTTAGACTAACTATTTTATGTGATTTTGACCCGTAATGTTTGGTTTACGCATGGGTAAAATTGCTATTAATATACGGAGTACCTTTTTGTTTTCGAAACCCTCAAGAAGTCTTGAAGAGAAGTCAAAGTAGTGTACTTGGTTAAATTTTAGTGATTCGGCTCCTTTGACCATATTCTGGACGAGACAAACTGCTTCGCTATACCCACCACGGATAAAACCTGTTTATGGGGTTACAATGCAAGTCATTGTCAGAAAAAGATAATAAATGTACCGTTTCGAAGAAATTGAACTTGTACAGCATTTACTTAGAAATAATGCAATACAATTATATCGTGCGCAAACGTTCTTATATGTGTAAgaagcaaaattgaaaaaagggTGAAATGATTGATAAATTAACAGAATGATCTAGTGATGGTGGTCAGTTCAATGCTAAATGTAACCCTTTTATAACTGTTACCAATATGCTTTCCAGTTAGGTCATTCGGATCGAAGTTTCCTGGGTTCCCAACTGGAACAAATAATCTCGATTCTCCACCGTACTTCATCCACGAATCCGACAATGCCATCGCGTTCACTATACCACTCGTCTTTGTTACAACACAGCCATCGTACTGCCCAGATAGTATACCTAAGGAAAGAACGTTACTTAATTAACATAAATACATTAATTATGTTTTCACATTATCAAACAATACTAACTTGTGCGTGAATACAAAATAGTATCGCCTCGCTAACCCGTGAGGTCAAGATTGACATATTTACGTATTCACCCATTtccctagactctccacagtcgctgtgccttgttttgtgtgCGCCGCGATGGGTCTGCATTCtaaggctgtgcagctgtgagcacgcgatgccagacacagcgactgtccgttcttgcaaggatatgaatattcataagggtagtgacgtcaaaagaaacacctatctaactgggcggagagaatatatactagtagctggtagacctatatacgcggtatgtttttatttttcatttttaattttatttggctattgtacttgtcatttttgttttgattaacggatgtgtggagttctataaagtacccggatcaggcagaaatccgaccggtcgcttgcaagaacgtccagaccctgggattcgcgtcacgtctctgaagggcgcgcgcgtgttccaacagggaagaacgcgaatcgcagggtctctgccagactaccaTTTCCCCTGCCACCTACTTTGTAAGTTCGTAAGAAGGATTCGTATTTCCATTCAAAGAATACGAAATAATCCCTCCTTCAAAAGCGCGCGGAAATTAAGGTGAGTGAGCATGATCATTACACATCAAAGTATATTTTGGAATGTATATTTACTTACAGAATTTGAATTCGTAACGCATAGAATTTACACATTCAGAGATTATTCAATTATTCTTTAGGGGCTATGACCGTTATATACTATAATGCATTGTTGATGAAATAATTTCCTCTATTAACATAGTGAATTATGAAATGGGTCAGCCCTCTTATATCAGTCTGAAAAACATTCATGTCACAAGAGTTTTGCTTGTTTTGGACTGAAAACTATAATTTTAACTATTGTCTTTTGTTATTTACCCTTTCCAGCCACTTCAACATCAGTGCCAGGAGAGGTGGCATGGCACTGCCAGTAGTCTCCTTGCTGCACGATACATTTCTTTCCGGCCTCCTTGCAAACTTTTGAAAAGGTTAAAATATCATTAACACAGGTATAgctcaatgcatttctttaTTTGTTGATCATTAAGATAACCTCCGAAAATTACCACACCTTCCAATCCGCGGCAACTCTTTCGTTTCGTGGAATGTCAACGAGGTTTTGACAATGAATATCCGAATATTCGATGGATATTGACACATGGAATATGTTGATAGTACGCATTGGTACAAAATTACTTGACACAAAATTCAGAGTCTATACCGAATATACATCGTTCGATATGGTTGCTACAATTCGAATTTTGACTTCTTCACCGTACACAAGCATTTGCTCATATGTGTGCACATATTATCTTCTCAACgaactcaaactttcatttgTTGGAGTCAAAGCAAACTGTGATTATTCGGATCAACTATAAAAACACTCTTTGGTGTACTTTATTACCTTCGGCGAGAAGATCTTGAAAGAAACCTTTGATCTCTTGCCCATTTCTGTTGAATGCAGTATATTGCAAAAATTAATTGCTActaatttatatttcaaaatataacgCAATACAAATAATTCGTATTTTGGCTGCGTTAATATCTCTTTACTAAAATTTTCTTATGGAAgctaaaaacaacaaatatggcAAACAATTTACACTCTAGCATATATACTGTCATATAACTGACTTTGTTTCTTCCAAGGGGGTTTACACATTTTGGTTATGACTTGGCTCTAGTTTAGTGCTTGGCTTTACAATTTTGACGTTGGATgaaagatagaaataaaatgttATAGAGCACTACACGTACAAATAGTACAATGAGCAATTGCAGACAATGTCCACCAAAAATGTGTACGTCCTAtcatctttttctttcattagtCCGTCCAGCATAGTTTTGTCTACAGCACTTCTAAACTGATGAAACATCAGGTGAGTCAGTAGCAAATCTTCTCGATTTTGTAAACCTCGGATCACTGGAATCATGGACGCACTGGTGTCTAACTCCTAATTGGGATGAGATAATAAGCTTATTTATTCAGAATGCGGTTAATAGTACAAACTAATTAATGTTGTAAGCAGTTTTCCAATATTCGCGACTTGTATAAAAGAGTCGGCACCATTCCTTGAACACTAAACGTTTATATTcccatataactctgaaatatgTCGTTGGATCGGAAGTGTAATTGTAGGAGCATTCAGTTATATTGTCCAGATGTTGCTTGATTTCCTTCTCTGCTCTGTAAAAATAGGAAACATTTCTCTGTCACCAGCACCCAAAGAATCTAAACCTAAACTGAAAACGTTAATACGGATAATAACCTTACAGATAATTAATAGTAATAACAAAACGCGCAATCAATAGTGTGAAGCttaatgaaatatttaccaATGTTATCTTACTTCACAGACTGTATTATATTTGGAAAGGCAACTTTAAAATTGAggaattaaattcaaatttcGACTTCAACACTAACAACAACTGGAGCTTCTATTTACATTTTAGGCGCAAATAAGCTGTTTGAAAAAGACAATGAACTTCTTGTAAATCTATTGCATATACCAAGTACTCTACCTGAAATGCTTTTCACCAGACAAGCCGCAGCCAACTCCACTGATTACGGTATTATCGTCTTTATCAGGTTATGGATATTTCTCCGCGCTTTACCTGCCATTGTTTTGTACAGTTTCTAAAACACTTAACAGCGGGGTCTATACGAATACGACCCCACAATATTtgcgacaaaactaaaacacgaGGATTCAAAGTTTGCCAAGTagatgtattttgtcagactctaataATCATGACTAATTTTACGCTTTTTCACGTCAGACACATTTTGATCGTAGGAGAAATACCGGCAGCCATGTTGATTGTTTACATTGACGAGCACACCAAAGATCGACGCAAAGAAAGGTCCGAAGCACCAAAACTGATAACACAGACACGGGTTGTCGTGACATTGAACAATCAGAGAATAAAtcctgtattttttgttcggagacaacaaacttggcttgtgcatatTTCTAATACTTATTGTTTCAATTTAGTGACAATTGATAGTCAACACAAAATGCAATagatatttttcatgaaataaaactTGGGGTTTCTTTTTATTTTGCAGGATGtctttttaatctctgttttcaCAACGGGATGATACCTACAAAACGGCTGTTTAACACAAAGAAAAAGATCTTCTCAAAACCCACCAGGTCCTTCTGTAGCTTACAACTTTGACTCTCAACTGACTGAACCCAAGCAATTTAGCGCAAGGAGACCCGTCATTTGCACTTCACCGGCTCAATTTACAAATTTGTCAAAGTAATATGTCGATTAGACATGATGCCATTATATGAAGATTGTTACGCGGTAAATGATTTTCAGCTTACGAAACAGAGAATCACCTATATTACCCTAGTACACTAAGTTCTCAACTGTATGCATATTGATGAAAACAGAATGATCCCTTCTGTGCTCTCTGATAAAATATAATGTTATCTTTTTCGCTGTTTTCTAATTTTAGATGTCCCCTAGATTCTATCGCCAAGGGCAATAACAACTGAAACTCTCTTAATACGGAAAGGTAAATACAAAAACGTTTACGATAGTTAAGTAAAGATTTTATTGGAACGCCCTGAGGTGAGAGGCTACTTCACCCTTTATCAGCCTATCCTGGCACTGAAATATACTCCCACCTGACGGACATATCGTAACAGCATTGCACGAGCCACTGGCACACTGATTCGACCAGACATCATTGCAAGGAGAAAGCGAGGTGACTCCGGAGATATTCCAATAATGGTTTTCAGGTCATTTTGCAAGTCACGATGCCTAGGTCGATAGTCGGTACCAAAGTGAAAAGGGTCATCATGATATCCCCCGTTGTTAAACAGGGATCCTGTCAAAAATCATTCCAGACGATAACACTTACAGACATGTCACAATATTGAGTAAACATACAAGATGCCTACTATGATATGACACTGCCCGGCTATTTTAATGTATAGCGACAAGATATGATGTCTCAATTGAATCTGATTCATGCCAGATTTGTAAGTTTAACTAAATCTTTCCACTAAGCGTGCCATTTGAACAGCATTATATAGTAATAATGCAAATTAAGTATTTCATCTACTAGTCTAAAGCTTTTTCTATATGTCTTGATGGCAATCACTCACCCTTACCTTAGTATTAATTACTCTAGTGCAAGGAGATACACTATTGAAGACCACAAAATATAACATAAGTTCTTACGAAAAGGAACGATATGGCTTTTTCAACGTACCTTCGGCTGACACACTAAATAAGAGAGAAGTAATTGCGACACACCACTTCATATTGCATCCCCAATATATATCAGAAGAGTGACTAAGTGTAATTCTTCATAGATTACAAACCATTGTATGTAAATGTGTGAAAAGGGCTGACTTCTAAATGATTGATAGGATCAGATAGACCTACAGACAGACCAACATATAGTCGAcctacaatattttatttgatgtaatcttttatcaattttcttcggTATATATTGTATCCTGGGGATTATAATAAGCTTTAAAAGATTTTATTCATTGCTACAATTCTGTAAATATCGAAGCAATAGATAAGGTGGCAAATGTTCTTAGTTTCATTTGGTACTAAATGATTTTGGGAAGAAGTATGGGCAacctggttttggtgcgaagtgtctcgGTCACCAAACCACCCATTTGTTCACCTGGTTCCCAAACACTTCGCaacaaaaccacttcgccctaTACCATCTCGTACCCTACCATTTTGCATCAAAACCACTCCCTACCATTTCGCATCAAAACCTCTTcacaccaaaacaacctcgtacccaAACCTCTCCGCCAAAGGAATCACGTCGCcccaaacaaaaacaacacaatttCGTCCCAAACTATCGCCAACCGGTAAAGCTAAAAACAACTAATCACTGCCATCGAAGTTTTCATCACCTATCTATCATCCCAAGTGGAgataaaatgacaaactgacattGTGATGGCATTCAGTAGTTTGcgtttttctttttcatctACCGTGTCAGATGTTATGCGAGAATAAATGGTTTGTCGAAGCCAAAATGTCCTGATACAGTAATCCTTCCGcattgcaggtaaaaacaacgcTATATTACATTAAGGCATCGTTGTTTTATAATGTCTTGGTAGTATTATGATGATATTGtgcttggggcgaagtggttttagtacaaGTAGGAATAGTACTTTgggcgaagtggcgttggacgaGGTAGTAATCTTTGGGCATAAACAAGCAGTATATCCGCCAGGTCCTTTGTTATATACGTGTGCAATTCATGAAGTTAGTTTATATTATTGAATACGGGGCTGCCGGTATTATAGGGGAATAAAAATCCTACATATCTAATGTGCTGTATCCATGCAGGAGTATACGATGATATATGTTTTATTCTCTAAATTGAGTATGTCAGATACAATATAGATTAATGATGATCCGAAGCAGTATATCCGCGAGGTCCTTTGTTATTACGTGTGCAATTCATAATGTAAGTTTAGATTATTGAATACCCGGCTGCCGGTATGCTAGGAGAATAACAAGCCAACATGTCTAATGTGCTGTATCCATGCAGGAATATACAATGATGTATGTTTTATTCTCTAAATTGAGTATGTCAGATACAATGTAGATTAATGATGATCTACTTCAAAACTGTTTCCATCTTCAGGCATTGTTTATAAGACACAGTCGATCCGACCTTTATCacctaaaatatgcaaatatgataAGGAAAAGTGTATTACTGAATAGTAATTGTAATAGAACAATTTTAGTACATATCAGGTATCAAATGAAATCCCTTATTGAAAGTAAATAAAACATTCATTTGCTAAACCTCACCATGCTTAATTTGTGCATCCATGCAGACTTTGGCAAACTTCCCATTCTCTTTCATTTTCCTAAGGGTCGCATCAAACCATTTAAGCATAGTGCTGTCTTTACGGGCGCCCATGAACACACCATCACTACAGCTGAAGATGTCACCTATTGGCTCAAGCCAGGCAGGTGTCCCACCAAGCATTTCTGCGTCTTCGTCATCAACACCCTGTATAGGCCACACTAGAATAAAGGCAGCGTCAATCTAGCAGCAAAAAGTCAAAGaaactgaattttgaaaattactcaAGTTTTTGGAATCATATCACCATGGCAAATTTGTGTAGCACTGTGGGtgttgaaaacatgaagtgaagtgaagtgaagaTTTCCAATTATCCCATGTAGGGAATTATCGACAAAATAATCACAAACGCAGGTAAAAGTAGTCATACACGATCAGTACACCGgcatttatcaaaaatatatagTTAATCAATAAAGCTTTCGCATTTTTCAGTAACTATGGTGACAGATTTCAATAATCATGTATGAACATATGGCCAAAAAGGAACTCCAAACTGATACATTAAAGAAATAGAGGGATCTGgaatgcacgatgagctaaatTGTTAGTTCTGTTTCGGACTTTCAGATTGCAGATTTActgttaaggtaatatgcgcctcggaagtgaaagacttaaacctttgctcaaactttccccgaTGAATCGTccgaccattctctttcaaagtgaAGAATAAATATTGCCGGTCAAATTGCAAATtctggtactaaagaaacaagttacccaatatttaccgatattcaaaattaaaaatggccgctatcactgtgttaactctatagagaaaaatacaattttcgattttcaaaaaacaaaaaacgctAAAAGTATTGCTTTCTCCTAGGGcttcaagtggtagatcagaaaagaattggaaaaatttgagagtctacAAAGCTGTCATTGAGGCTCTTTCTACCTTaatatatttgatatattttagtGCCCCCTGCCGTTaacatcaactttggtcaataataaaaaaaactctTAGTACATTTCCCATAGATAATACTACATACAGGACGAGGGAAAGATCCTTCTGTTCAAATGTATTGAATCAAACAAttaaattaaaagtttcattaatcTGTTACTAATTACTGGTATACGCATTCACTTCTAATGTTTCTTCATATTAACTGTTATAGTTCCCATTGAAACGAAAAAGTAAAAATACCAAATAAGCTTCCCTGCTTTTAGTTGCAGCCACAAAACAACACTTAGTAGTCTCCAGAAGTTTGGCGCGGTATAACGGGCTACATAATTTAAGCCAGATCAAACATAGAGTTATCTTTAGTATATGGAAATAGGAATTTAAAAAACTAACTCTAGTGTACTTGTTGTCTTTTACGTGTTACCGTTCTGGCCATTCGGGGGAACCTTTGTTATGTATTTCGACCACTACAATCGTTCCTATCagaattttggacaaaaaattaCCTCTGTGAAAACATACTTGACGAACAAcatacaacacgattggaactaatttgggataattggatggtgaagtaatgccgatataatctacaaatgtaatctcatctgcttttctttttacattacacacttgtttttatgagtaatttgtgatattggaACATTCAGCAATAcggcatctaacacttttgagaaatttgaaaaatatgaaaatccaattatcccaaattagttctaatcgtgttaacCTGATTTTTCTTGATACTCGCAAGGAAACCTTCCCTGTTTTCGAAGACACGGATTTGTTCTGATGCCAATATCTCTGTACCTTCTTTTCCGCTTTCAATTAGACATTGACGGTTACTATACCAGCCTTTGATAACACCTACATGACGATAAAAAGAAGTATGCAATCACGGGAAGGGTTTCCAATCCGAACACTCTTGGTTGCAAATTTGAAACCCTACGATACGCAAAATAaagatttgtttcaaaattggcGGAAAAGCGCCTAAAGAGGATATGTGGagatattatataatatatatatatatatatatagatatatattaaGGAGTGTTCTTTCACTTTTACTAAATTTATACTGCCTCAACGAATATCCGCCTGAAACCAAGAAATCGTGACAACAGAATTACATGCAAAGATATTTCAGCAAAAGAGGCAAAAATGTTCACTGTACACCTTTCAATGAAGTTTCACAGATTATTGTCATTACTGTCAAATTTAAGCTCAAA of the Ptychodera flava strain L36383 chromosome 20, AS_Pfla_20210202, whole genome shotgun sequence genome contains:
- the LOC139119721 gene encoding uncharacterized protein, yielding MKWCVAITSLLFSVSAEGSLFNNGGYHDDPFHFGTDYRPRHRDLQNDLKTIIGISPESPRFLLAMMSGRISVPVARAMLLRYVRQELDTSASMIPVIRGLQNREDLLLTHLMFHQFRSAVDKTMLDGLMKEKDDRTYTFLVDIVCNCSLYYLNGQEIKGFFQDLLAEVCKEAGKKCIVQQGDYWQCHATSPGTDVEVAGKGILSGQYDGCVVTKTSGIVNAMALSDSWMKYGGESRLFVPVGNPGNFDPNDLTGKHIGFIRGGYSEAVCLVQNMVKGAESLKFNQVHYFDFSSRLLEGFENKKIDAAFALLWAGEDRDFEKAGILGGTPPGLEPIGEVINCSEGLSLGTHKGSRVLEWFNAALRKLKESGKYAKVCEKAKLDHGAWGPVDCVL